A portion of the Rissa tridactyla isolate bRisTri1 chromosome 19, bRisTri1.patW.cur.20221130, whole genome shotgun sequence genome contains these proteins:
- the SLC35B1 gene encoding solute carrier family 35 member B1 — MRQPAPPPPPAALRDVVLDVPPALSARPAAMGGSGNGAALPERLRLPVCFLGVFACYFYYGILQESITRGRYGEGAKQEKFKYALTLVFIQCVINAAFAKLLIHFFDAVKADRTRSWLYAACSLSYLGAMVSSNSALQFVSYPTQVLGKSCKPIPVMLLGVTLLRKKYPPAKYLCVLLIVAGVALFLYKPKKAAGSDDHVFGYGELLLLLSLTLDGLTGVSQDHMRAHYQTGSNHMMLNVNLWSTLFLGAGILFTGELWEFLSFTERYPSIIYNILLFGLTSALGQSFIFMTVVYFGPLTCSIITTTRKFFTILASVILFANPISTMQWVGTVLVFLGLGLDAKFGKVVKKTSH; from the exons ATGAGGcagcccgctccgccgccgccgccggccgcgctgCGGGATGTGGTGCTGGACGTGCCCCCGGCGCTgagcgcccgccccgccgccatggGAGGGAGCGGCAACGGCGCCGCGCTGCCCGAGCGCCTCCGCCTGCCCGTCTGCTTCCTCGGCGTCTTCGCCTGCTACTTCTACTacggcatcctgcaggagagcat CACACGGGGACGGTACGGGGAAGGTGCAAAGCAGGAGAAGTTCAAGTACGCCCTGACTCTGGTCTTCATCCAGTGCGTGATCAACGCCGCCTTCGCCAAACTCC TGATCCATTTTTTCGATGCCGTCAAAGCAGATCGCACACGGAGTTGGCTCTACGCCGCCTGCTCGCTCTCCTATCTGGGCGCGATGGTCTCCAGCAACTCGGCGCTGCAGTTTGTCAGCTACCCGACTCAG GTCCTCGGCAAATCTTGTAAGCCCATCCCAG TCATGCTTTTAGGAGTGACTCTGCTGCGGAAGAAGTATCCCCCGGCCAAGTATCTCTGCGTCCTCTTGATAGTCGCAGGCGTGGCCCTGTTTCTGTACAAACCGAAGAAGGCGGCTGGGAGCGATGACCACGTCTTTGGCTACGGAGAGCTCCTTCTG CTGCTGTCGCTGACCTTGGATGGGCTGACTGGTGTCTCACAGGACCACATGAGAGCTCACTACCAGACGGGTTCCAACCACATGATGCTGAACGTTAATCTATGGTCCACCTTATTCCTGGGGGCTG GGATATTGTTCACTGGAGAGCTCTGGGAGTTCTTGAGTTTTACGGAACGCTACCCCAGCATCATTTACAATATCCTACTGTTTGGCCTGACGAGCGCGCTGGGTCAG AGTTTTATTTTCATGACTGTGGTATACTTCGGACCTCTGACTTGTTCCATCATCACCACAACCCGCAAGTTCTTCACCATTTTAGCATCGGTCATTCTATTTGCCAATCCCATCAGTACGATGCAGTGGGTGGGGACGGTCCTGGTGTTCTTGG GCCTTGGACTTGATGCCAAATTTGGAAAGGTAGTAAAGAAGACATCGCATTGA